From Ferviditalea candida, one genomic window encodes:
- a CDS encoding transposase — translation MTTSRRKFTPEEKARIVLEILKEEKSVSQLASEHGIHTNVLNRWKTEAIQNLPQLFVDDRKGITRMKNDYEQQINELYAEIGKLTSQLSWLKKKIWPLTCLVRNVSTFWNGIAPSTRSAFKPIC, via the coding sequence ATGACGACCAGCAGAAGGAAGTTTACACCCGAAGAAAAAGCACGTATCGTACTGGAAATTCTGAAGGAAGAAAAGTCGGTTTCACAACTCGCCTCCGAGCATGGTATTCATACCAATGTCCTCAACCGGTGGAAAACAGAAGCGATACAGAACCTCCCGCAATTGTTCGTCGATGATCGAAAAGGCATCACGAGAATGAAAAACGATTATGAACAGCAGATCAATGAACTCTACGCCGAGATTGGAAAGCTGACCAGTCAATTGTCGTGGCTCAAAAAAAAAATCTGGCCTCTAACCTGTCTCGTGAGGAACGTATCGACCTTTTGGAATGGGATTGCCCCGAGCACGCGATCAGCGTTCAAACCGATCTGCTGA
- a CDS encoding YpdA family putative bacillithiol disulfide reductase, whose product MEEVIIVGAGPCGLSAAAELKKRNIDPLIIEKGCVVNSIYNYPTFMQFFSTPELLEIGEVPFVITGDKPTRQEALVYYRTVAQRKKLRIHTYEAVQSVYRQGELFRVETTDRSGRTKRYQAKFVIIATGYFDNPNVLDAAGAELPKVIGQYKDAHPYSGTKVAVVGGNNSAVDAAMDLEKAGADVTVIYRGNGYSPKIKPWVLPLFESLVNKGRIKMHAQTVIEEIREDSILINTKGERQELENDYVFTLIGYRPDHRMLKQIGVGVREDTGAPVFDEATYETNLHNLFIAGVIAAGKDANSIFIENGKLHGAVIAEEIVSRAT is encoded by the coding sequence ATGGAGGAAGTCATTATTGTCGGGGCAGGTCCATGCGGACTGTCCGCGGCCGCGGAGCTGAAAAAGAGAAATATCGATCCGCTGATCATTGAAAAAGGCTGTGTAGTCAATTCCATTTACAATTATCCTACCTTTATGCAGTTTTTCAGCACGCCTGAGCTGCTGGAAATTGGAGAGGTGCCTTTCGTGATCACCGGCGATAAGCCGACCCGTCAGGAGGCGCTGGTCTATTACCGAACCGTTGCACAGCGCAAGAAGCTGCGGATTCATACGTATGAAGCCGTCCAATCCGTTTATCGCCAGGGGGAATTGTTTAGAGTGGAAACCACTGACCGCAGCGGGAGGACGAAGCGGTACCAGGCCAAATTCGTCATCATCGCCACCGGTTATTTCGATAATCCGAATGTGCTCGACGCTGCGGGGGCAGAGCTGCCGAAGGTGATCGGGCAGTACAAGGACGCCCACCCGTACAGCGGCACGAAGGTGGCCGTTGTCGGAGGAAACAACTCTGCGGTGGATGCCGCGATGGACCTGGAAAAAGCGGGTGCCGACGTAACCGTCATCTATCGCGGAAACGGGTACTCGCCGAAAATCAAGCCCTGGGTGCTCCCTTTGTTTGAAAGCCTGGTCAACAAGGGACGGATCAAGATGCACGCGCAGACGGTTATCGAAGAAATCCGCGAGGACTCGATCCTCATCAATACGAAAGGGGAGCGTCAGGAACTGGAAAATGATTATGTTTTTACGTTGATCGGATACCGGCCTGACCATAGAATGCTGAAACAGATCGGAGTCGGGGTGCGCGAGGACACCGGAGCGCCGGTTTTCGACGAAGCCACCTATGAGACGAATTTGCACAATTTGTTCATTGCCGGGGTGATTGCGGCGGGCAAGGACGCGAATTCGATTTTCATCGAGAACGGCAAGCTGCACGGCGCAGTTATCGCCGAGGAAATCGTGAGCAGAGCGACTTGA
- the rnz gene encoding ribonuclease Z — MDLYFLGTGAGMPSKQRNVTSIALSYVDERGGFWLFDCGEATQHRIMHSPLRLSKLEKLFVTHLHGDHIYGIPGLLASRSYHGGETPLAIYGPKGIKHWIEITLKLSQSRLNYPLEIVEIEEGIVLEDDHFSVETARLEHRVDSYGYRVKEKEKPGRLLIEKLRNLGIPSGPLYGKLKQGLDVDLEDGRKLAAGEFLGLSTPGRTVAILGDTRVCEASLKLAENADVLVHESTFASKLHDLAFKYHHSTAKDAAMTAKKAAVQTLIMTHISSRYQGEEEEELLNEAKSIFPNTFLARDFWSYAVPSKKAKQNK, encoded by the coding sequence ATGGATCTGTATTTTTTGGGAACCGGAGCAGGAATGCCGTCTAAACAGAGGAATGTCACATCCATCGCGTTAAGCTATGTGGATGAACGCGGCGGTTTCTGGCTGTTCGACTGCGGGGAGGCCACCCAGCATCGAATCATGCATTCCCCTTTAAGGCTGAGCAAGCTGGAAAAGCTGTTCGTTACCCATCTGCATGGGGATCACATATACGGAATTCCGGGCTTGCTGGCGAGCCGTTCTTATCATGGCGGTGAAACGCCATTGGCGATCTATGGCCCAAAAGGGATCAAGCATTGGATTGAAATCACGCTGAAGCTCAGTCAATCCCGCCTGAATTATCCGCTTGAAATCGTTGAAATTGAAGAGGGCATCGTGCTCGAGGATGATCATTTTTCGGTCGAAACGGCACGTTTGGAGCACCGTGTGGACAGCTACGGGTACCGGGTGAAGGAGAAGGAAAAACCGGGACGGCTGCTGATTGAAAAGCTGCGGAACCTGGGGATCCCCTCGGGTCCGCTGTATGGAAAGCTGAAGCAGGGGCTCGATGTCGATCTGGAGGATGGACGCAAGCTGGCCGCAGGTGAATTTCTTGGGCTTTCGACTCCCGGAAGAACCGTTGCCATTCTAGGCGATACCCGTGTTTGCGAAGCATCGCTGAAGCTTGCCGAGAACGCCGACGTGCTTGTGCATGAATCGACGTTTGCGTCGAAATTGCACGACCTGGCATTCAAATATCATCACAGCACGGCAAAAGACGCGGCGATGACGGCCAAGAAGGCCGCGGTCCAAACCTTGATCATGACCCATATCAGTTCCAGGTACCAGGGGGAAGAGGAAGAAGAGCTGTTGAACGAAGCGAAATCGATTTTTCCGAATACGTTTCTGGCCCGCGACTTCTGGTCATATGCCGTACCAAGTAAGAAAGCGAAGCAGAATAAATAG
- a CDS encoding deoxyribonuclease IV, translated as MLFFGGHISIRNGYLAAARTALSMGMKAFQYFPKNPRSLAVKHFDRRDAQDCADYCERNGLLSVAHSSYLTNLAVADSGLKSATALSLLNELDVAEACGSIGLVVHFGKFKGTDPLQGYKNILQLVNDILNRWNGQALLLIENQAGSGLRMGTEMEELVQIRNLSADPERIRFCLDTCHLFASGVWNGGNWEELLQRGGQTGFFSHVKTVHLNDSAFPAGSFRDRHANIGRGHIGDEAFRIFLRSPFLQGVPVILETPVTPSYTYENEMKHIRELLN; from the coding sequence ATGCTTTTTTTTGGCGGACATATCAGCATTCGGAACGGATATCTGGCAGCTGCGAGAACGGCGCTGTCGATGGGAATGAAAGCCTTTCAATATTTCCCGAAAAATCCGAGAAGCCTTGCTGTCAAGCATTTTGACCGAAGAGATGCGCAAGACTGCGCCGATTATTGCGAGCGGAATGGGCTGCTCTCGGTAGCGCATTCCTCCTATTTGACGAATCTGGCTGTAGCGGATTCCGGTCTGAAGTCGGCCACAGCGCTTTCCCTGTTGAACGAATTGGATGTTGCCGAAGCCTGCGGGTCGATCGGGCTGGTGGTGCATTTCGGAAAATTTAAAGGAACTGACCCGTTACAAGGTTATAAAAATATATTACAATTGGTAAATGACATCTTGAACCGGTGGAACGGCCAAGCGCTTTTACTTATCGAAAATCAAGCGGGAAGCGGTCTGCGGATGGGCACGGAAATGGAGGAATTGGTACAAATTCGGAACCTGTCCGCCGATCCGGAGCGGATCCGTTTTTGCTTGGATACCTGTCATTTGTTTGCAAGCGGCGTGTGGAATGGCGGAAACTGGGAGGAACTGCTGCAAAGGGGCGGACAAACTGGGTTTTTCAGTCATGTGAAAACGGTGCATCTGAATGATTCGGCATTTCCAGCCGGTTCGTTTCGCGACAGGCATGCGAATATCGGGAGGGGCCATATCGGCGATGAAGCTTTTCGGATATTTTTGCGATCCCCTTTTCTGCAAGGCGTTCCGGTCATTCTGGAAACACCGGTCACTCCGTCATATACATATGAAAATGAGATGAAGCATATACGGGAGCTTCTGAATTAA
- the murA gene encoding UDP-N-acetylglucosamine 1-carboxyvinyltransferase, with the protein MLKWIEIMPSGALNGSVKVPGSKNSSLALLAASCMADGPVRLQGIPDLFDIKVIQGIFQDIGVSMTRQGRDLIIDPGSIASSDLDIDKTSAFRASYYFVGALLAKQKKVRIGYPGGDDFVSRPIDQHFKALKALGANIELKDTYYIVEAERLVGTDIFFDVITSGATINALLASARASGTTVLRNAATDPEVVDTANMLNQMGARIRGAGTSTIRVEGVKELSGCTYSVIPDRLIAGAFLLSAAATRGTVTVEGAIPDHLGSFLSKMEEIGVGIEINEQKITAHGDVRLKAVRVRTGMYPGFATDLQQPLTPVLLRAHGKSIITERVYPKRFNHVQQLNRMGANIEVKGPSAWISGTQTLQGALVHASDVRAGVSLIIAGLMAEGSTAITGVEHVERGYEDIIGSFSALGAKLALKQGGRLEGEQAYWLKNAARK; encoded by the coding sequence ATGTTGAAATGGATAGAAATCATGCCCTCAGGAGCACTTAACGGCAGCGTGAAGGTTCCCGGTTCCAAAAACAGTTCACTCGCTTTGCTGGCAGCCTCATGCATGGCCGACGGTCCCGTGAGATTGCAAGGAATTCCAGATTTATTCGATATTAAAGTGATCCAAGGGATTTTCCAAGACATCGGTGTTTCCATGACGAGGCAGGGAAGGGATTTGATCATCGATCCCGGCTCCATTGCTTCCTCCGATTTGGATATAGACAAAACCTCGGCTTTCCGCGCTTCTTACTATTTTGTCGGCGCGCTTTTGGCCAAGCAGAAAAAAGTGCGTATCGGTTATCCGGGCGGTGACGATTTCGTATCCCGTCCCATAGATCAGCATTTTAAAGCACTGAAAGCGCTAGGTGCGAATATTGAGTTAAAGGATACATACTATATCGTCGAAGCGGAGCGGCTGGTAGGAACGGATATATTCTTCGATGTAATTACGTCCGGTGCGACGATCAATGCGCTGCTGGCCTCGGCGAGAGCATCCGGAACGACGGTTTTGCGCAATGCCGCAACGGATCCCGAAGTGGTCGATACAGCCAATATGCTCAACCAAATGGGGGCGCGGATCCGGGGAGCGGGTACCAGCACCATTCGAGTGGAAGGCGTGAAGGAGCTTTCAGGATGCACGTATTCCGTCATTCCCGATCGTTTGATTGCTGGCGCTTTTCTGCTGTCGGCCGCGGCAACCCGGGGGACCGTCACGGTCGAGGGAGCCATACCGGATCATCTCGGTTCATTCCTTTCCAAGATGGAAGAAATCGGCGTCGGCATTGAAATCAATGAACAGAAGATTACGGCGCATGGCGATGTCCGGCTGAAGGCTGTTCGCGTCAGGACGGGAATGTATCCGGGCTTTGCAACGGATCTGCAGCAGCCGCTGACTCCGGTGTTGCTCAGGGCGCACGGGAAGAGCATCATCACGGAGCGGGTCTATCCCAAACGGTTTAATCATGTCCAGCAATTGAACCGGATGGGAGCCAACATTGAAGTCAAGGGTCCGAGCGCCTGGATTTCCGGAACACAGACGCTGCAAGGGGCTCTTGTACATGCTTCCGATGTTCGCGCAGGGGTTTCCCTGATCATCGCTGGACTCATGGCGGAAGGAAGCACGGCCATTACCGGAGTGGAGCATGTTGAAAGAGGATACGAGGATATTATAGGAAGTTTTTCGGCTTTGGGCGCCAAGTTGGCTCTGAAACAGGGAGGGCGGCTTGAAGGCGAGCAGGCATATTGGTTGAAGAACGCCGCGAGAAAATAA
- a CDS encoding cyclic-phosphate processing receiver domain-containing protein, whose product MINVYLDDMRRCPKGFVHARTYEECVELLKECKINVLSLDHDLGIGQPTGMDVVRYMVEHHLYASEIYLHTSSETGRKYMFQHLYTNKPNDVKVYNFPVPDEVLEQIGQSAG is encoded by the coding sequence ATGATTAACGTTTATCTGGATGACATGCGCCGCTGTCCGAAGGGGTTCGTTCATGCGAGAACCTATGAGGAATGCGTCGAACTGTTGAAAGAATGCAAGATCAATGTATTGTCTCTCGATCACGATCTCGGAATCGGCCAGCCAACCGGGATGGACGTGGTGCGATATATGGTCGAACATCATTTGTATGCCAGCGAAATTTATCTTCACACTTCAAGCGAAACGGGAAGAAAGTACATGTTTCAGCATTTGTACACCAACAAGCCGAATGATGTGAAGGTGTACAATTTTCCTGTGCCTGACGAGGTGTTGGAGCAAATCGGGCAGTCCGCAGGATAA
- a CDS encoding helix-turn-helix domain-containing protein, producing the protein MIPLFKSTKQPLVLSSEDRQFLQRISQSRTEEFRRVERARMILHYADGLSIPKIAKALGATVPKTNAALTKLWCRV; encoded by the coding sequence GTGATTCCATTGTTTAAATCCACAAAACAACCCTTGGTTTTGTCATCGGAGGATCGTCAATTTCTTCAACGGATCAGCCAATCCAGAACAGAAGAATTCCGTCGTGTTGAACGTGCACGAATGATCCTGCACTATGCCGATGGTTTGAGTATTCCTAAGATCGCAAAGGCTCTCGGGGCGACCGTCCCTAAAACTAACGCTGCATTGACAAAGCTCTGGTGCAGGGTGTGA
- a CDS encoding ABC transporter ATP-binding protein has product MIQLQQIDFIREGRNILQQVSLTMNPYEHWVILGKNGSGKTTLLEMMCGYLFPTRGTIEVLGNRYGQCDVREVRKQLGITSQSLFEKLTPRDPVWEVVATGEYAYLRMYEQVSQELKEKAEAMLERLQIAHLQNQPLGTLSQGERKKVMLARSLMADPRVLIMDEPCSGLDLFEREKLLESLQRLQNQNLQIVYVTHHIEEIISLFTHVALIEQGRIVAAGPKREVLTGEHLLQTFQVPLQVEWFNDRPWIKVLQEL; this is encoded by the coding sequence GTGATACAGCTTCAGCAAATTGATTTCATCAGGGAAGGAAGAAATATTCTTCAACAGGTCAGCCTGACTATGAACCCGTATGAGCATTGGGTCATTCTGGGGAAGAACGGTTCCGGCAAGACCACCCTTTTGGAAATGATGTGCGGCTATCTGTTTCCTACGCGGGGAACGATCGAAGTGCTGGGAAACCGGTACGGACAATGCGATGTCCGGGAGGTGCGCAAACAGCTGGGGATCACCAGCCAATCGCTGTTTGAAAAGCTGACGCCCAGAGATCCCGTATGGGAAGTGGTGGCAACCGGCGAATACGCCTATTTGCGCATGTATGAACAGGTGTCGCAGGAACTGAAGGAAAAGGCGGAAGCGATGCTTGAACGGCTGCAAATCGCCCATTTGCAAAACCAGCCGCTCGGTACGCTTTCTCAGGGAGAACGCAAAAAGGTCATGCTGGCCCGCTCGTTGATGGCGGATCCGCGAGTGCTGATCATGGATGAGCCTTGCTCCGGTCTGGACTTGTTTGAGCGGGAAAAGCTGCTGGAAAGCTTGCAAAGGCTGCAAAATCAAAACCTGCAAATCGTCTACGTGACCCATCATATTGAAGAAATCATTTCATTATTTACGCATGTTGCCTTGATCGAGCAGGGGCGGATCGTAGCCGCCGGTCCCAAACGGGAAGTGCTGACGGGGGAGCATCTGCTGCAGACGTTCCAGGTTCCCTTGCAGGTCGAATGGTTCAACGACAGACCGTGGATCAAAGTTTTGCAGGAATTATGA
- a CDS encoding DEAD/DEAH box helicase, translated as MNRLTGKVSSIDECIEILQGTPEIMSQVTHWHTIPGREAKYADFPAGLHPKIREALQHKGISRLYTHQAEAFAEAAHGRHVVAVTPTASGKTLCYNLPVLQTVMTDDSTRALYLFPTKALAQDQVAELQELAEMMEADIKTHTYDGDTPPTVRQAVRNAGHIVVTNPDMLHSAILPHHTKWVKLFENLKFIVIDEVHAYRGVFGSHVANVIRRLKRICRFYGSSPQFICASATIDNPQEHAERLIGEKVSLIDNNGAPSGDKHLVFYNPPVVNRQLGIRKSSVLETRKIAAMLLKQGIQTIVFARSRVRVELLLTYLQELVTKELGTKSIRGYRGGYLPKLRREIERGLRNGEIRGVVSTNALELGIDIGQLQACVLNGYPGSIASVWQQSGRAGRRQESSITFLVASSNPLDQYIIQNPEYLLGRSPERALIHPDNLLILIDHIKCAAYELTFEEGEQFGGESLQEILEFLTEEQVLHRVQNRWYWMDQSFPAHNISLRSAAQENFIIIDLTNGSRVIGEVDRFSAPTLIHEEAIYIHEGVQFQVEKLDYEEKKAYVREVNVDYFTDANMAVQLKVLHADKEAAGPGHSRFYGEVTVNAKPTIFKKIKLRTHENIGSGPIHLPEEELHTSAYWFSFNEEVTERWGANDLQFALLGLANVLVHLAPLHLMCDPLDIRVVPKVKAVHNKRPTVFFYDRYPGGIGLSERLYDLHAVLLEEAKRLLNSCSCLSGCPACVGPIEEVGLLGKGHALELLTHLEAAR; from the coding sequence ATGAACCGTCTGACAGGAAAAGTGTCTTCGATCGACGAATGCATTGAGATACTTCAGGGTACTCCGGAAATCATGAGTCAAGTGACACATTGGCACACGATTCCCGGGAGGGAGGCGAAGTATGCCGATTTTCCGGCAGGACTGCATCCGAAGATCCGGGAGGCGCTTCAGCATAAAGGAATTTCCAGACTTTACACGCATCAGGCTGAGGCTTTTGCAGAAGCCGCCCATGGCCGGCACGTCGTTGCCGTAACCCCTACGGCTTCGGGCAAGACGCTTTGCTACAATCTGCCGGTCCTGCAAACCGTGATGACCGACGACAGCACAAGGGCTTTGTATTTGTTTCCGACCAAAGCGCTGGCCCAGGATCAGGTGGCGGAGCTGCAGGAGCTGGCGGAAATGATGGAAGCCGACATCAAGACGCACACTTACGACGGGGACACACCGCCGACTGTGAGGCAGGCTGTCCGCAATGCGGGGCATATCGTCGTGACCAATCCGGACATGCTCCATTCGGCGATTTTGCCGCATCATACGAAATGGGTCAAATTATTCGAAAATCTCAAATTCATCGTCATTGACGAGGTGCATGCGTATCGCGGCGTATTCGGCAGCCATGTGGCCAACGTGATCCGCAGGCTGAAGCGGATTTGCCGGTTTTACGGCTCGAGCCCTCAATTCATTTGCGCGTCGGCGACGATCGACAACCCGCAGGAGCACGCGGAGCGGTTGATCGGCGAGAAGGTGTCGCTGATCGATAATAATGGAGCTCCGTCCGGCGACAAGCATCTCGTTTTTTATAATCCGCCGGTCGTGAACCGCCAGCTGGGAATTCGCAAAAGCAGCGTGCTGGAGACGCGAAAAATTGCCGCCATGCTGCTGAAACAGGGCATCCAGACGATCGTGTTCGCCCGCAGCCGGGTCCGGGTGGAGCTGCTGCTGACCTATCTGCAGGAGCTGGTAACGAAGGAGTTGGGCACGAAATCGATTCGCGGCTACCGCGGGGGATATCTGCCGAAATTGCGGCGCGAGATCGAGCGGGGCTTGCGGAACGGAGAGATCCGCGGTGTGGTCAGCACAAACGCGCTGGAGCTCGGGATCGATATCGGCCAGCTGCAGGCTTGTGTCCTGAACGGCTATCCGGGTTCGATCGCCAGCGTCTGGCAGCAGTCCGGACGGGCGGGGAGACGCCAGGAAAGCTCGATAACGTTCCTTGTCGCCAGCAGCAATCCGCTGGACCAATATATCATTCAGAATCCGGAGTATTTGCTGGGACGTTCACCGGAGCGGGCCCTGATTCATCCGGACAACCTGCTGATCCTGATCGACCATATCAAATGCGCGGCGTATGAGCTGACCTTTGAGGAAGGGGAGCAGTTCGGCGGGGAAAGCCTGCAGGAAATCCTCGAATTTTTGACCGAGGAACAGGTGCTGCACAGGGTGCAAAATCGTTGGTACTGGATGGACCAGTCGTTTCCGGCGCACAATATTTCCCTGCGTTCGGCCGCACAGGAAAATTTCATCATCATCGACTTGACGAACGGCAGCCGGGTAATCGGGGAGGTTGACCGCTTCAGCGCGCCGACCCTGATTCACGAAGAGGCGATCTATATCCACGAAGGTGTCCAGTTTCAAGTGGAAAAGCTGGATTACGAGGAGAAAAAAGCGTACGTCCGCGAAGTGAATGTCGACTACTTTACCGATGCCAACATGGCCGTCCAGCTGAAGGTGCTGCATGCCGACAAGGAGGCCGCAGGCCCGGGGCACAGCCGATTTTATGGAGAGGTTACCGTGAATGCGAAGCCGACCATTTTCAAAAAAATCAAATTGCGCACCCACGAAAACATCGGCTCCGGACCGATCCACCTGCCGGAAGAAGAGCTGCATACGAGCGCATATTGGTTCTCGTTCAATGAGGAAGTGACGGAACGCTGGGGAGCCAACGATCTGCAGTTCGCCCTGCTGGGCCTGGCGAATGTGCTGGTGCATCTCGCACCGCTGCATTTGATGTGCGATCCGCTGGATATCCGCGTCGTCCCCAAGGTCAAAGCGGTGCATAACAAGCGGCCGACGGTGTTTTTTTACGACCGTTACCCCGGCGGGATCGGATTGAGCGAAAGGCTGTATGATCTGCATGCCGTTCTGCTGGAGGAAGCGAAACGGCTTCTGAATTCCTGCTCCTGCCTGAGCGGATGTCCAGCCTGCGTGGGACCGATCGAAGAGGTGGGGCTGCTGGGCAAAGGCCATGCGCTCGAGCTGCTTACGCATTTGGAGGCAGCTCGATGA
- a CDS encoding Fpg/Nei family DNA glycosylase, producing MPELPEMENYRRLLKPLAAGKTVLSAKITREKSVNLPAETFAGAVAYQRITAVERRAKYLLFHLESSHVLLLHLMLNGWIYYTEGEEAPERTAQVELDLETGRLFFLGLRLGFLHYLSAFETSEKLRPLGPEPMEESFNLEHFQSRLNAKSRSVLKSALTDQRVIAGIGNCYSDEICFAAGILPYRKIHTLSLDESGRLFAAMKQVLSEAVNAGGYMEVPLYAGDKLTGGYDSRCAVYDRADEPCLRCGHPIGKREIASRKTFCCTNCQQ from the coding sequence ATGCCGGAGCTTCCGGAAATGGAAAACTACAGACGTCTGTTGAAACCTCTAGCCGCGGGTAAAACCGTTCTGTCCGCAAAAATCACCCGGGAGAAATCGGTGAACCTGCCTGCTGAAACGTTCGCGGGTGCTGTTGCGTATCAAAGGATAACGGCCGTCGAACGCCGCGCCAAATACCTGCTGTTTCATCTTGAGTCCTCCCATGTCCTGCTGCTTCATTTGATGCTGAACGGGTGGATATATTACACTGAAGGGGAAGAAGCCCCCGAACGTACGGCGCAGGTTGAGCTTGATCTTGAAACCGGCCGTTTGTTTTTTCTGGGACTAAGGCTGGGATTTCTGCATTACCTGTCTGCTTTCGAAACGTCAGAAAAGCTGCGTCCGCTTGGACCCGAGCCGATGGAAGAATCATTTAACCTGGAGCATTTTCAGTCGCGATTGAACGCCAAAAGCAGATCCGTCTTGAAATCGGCTCTGACGGATCAGCGGGTCATTGCGGGGATCGGCAACTGCTATTCCGATGAAATTTGTTTTGCCGCGGGCATTTTGCCTTATCGGAAAATCCATACCTTGTCTTTGGACGAATCCGGCCGTCTGTTTGCGGCGATGAAGCAGGTGCTTTCGGAAGCGGTGAATGCCGGGGGCTATATGGAGGTTCCGCTTTATGCCGGGGACAAGTTGACCGGAGGCTATGATTCCAGGTGTGCGGTGTACGACCGCGCGGATGAGCCTTGCCTGAGATGCGGGCATCCGATTGGAAAGCGGGAAATCGCTTCAAGGAAAACCTTCTGTTGTACAAATTGCCAACAGTAA
- a CDS encoding DUF2905 domain-containing protein, producing MNPIAKMLVIGGIILIVIGLLWQLGGRFLHLGRLPGDIVIEKENFRFYFPLMTSIIVSIVLSLIFYLIRLFK from the coding sequence ATGAATCCCATTGCAAAAATGCTGGTTATCGGAGGAATTATCCTCATTGTCATCGGATTGTTATGGCAGCTTGGGGGACGCTTCCTGCATTTGGGGCGGCTCCCGGGAGATATCGTAATCGAGAAGGAAAATTTCCGTTTTTATTTTCCGCTCATGACGAGCATCATCGTCAGCATCGTGTTGTCCCTTATTTTTTATCTGATTCGCTTGTTCAAATAA
- a CDS encoding ribonuclease H-like domain-containing protein — translation MSGLRDRLNRLKPSSPGANPPTVQERAEDHEWIGLDARMERNEWGQFVLRERRYSLDYRHGLYALGDLIGHASVLDVLNRSAGSLSGHEALLFLDTETTGLGIGAGNVPFMVGIGYYQGESYVVEQLFIRNPAEELAMLAYLREKLQSFSRVISYNGRTFDWPVLKNRFILNRIQLEDRHLHQIDLLYTSRSIWRSTLPSCRLGTVEEARLGVLREEDVPGSMAPALYFQYLAEGNPQAIEGVFDHNERDILSLSVLASHVTRLVQGRIRLSELEAGELYRVGAWLDKLELPELAEQAFRQLAERNGDEIRELRMPMAAYFKKKGDYRQAVRIWEDSIEENRNAGKFIPSVEPFIELAIHYEHRMKNAKQALAYAEEALQAARKRISLARGDRKQRLLAENLQKRIERLMRKVDKQMPMLFDVDEEIEPTN, via the coding sequence ATGAGCGGGCTGAGGGATCGGCTGAATCGGCTGAAGCCCTCCTCCCCCGGCGCGAATCCGCCGACCGTACAGGAGCGCGCCGAGGATCACGAGTGGATCGGCCTTGACGCCCGGATGGAGCGCAACGAATGGGGACAGTTTGTCCTGCGCGAGCGTAGATATAGCCTTGATTATCGGCACGGGCTGTATGCGCTGGGCGATTTGATAGGCCATGCGTCCGTGCTTGATGTGCTGAACCGGTCGGCCGGGAGTTTGTCCGGACATGAAGCGCTGTTGTTCCTGGACACCGAGACGACAGGGCTCGGTATCGGGGCCGGCAATGTTCCTTTCATGGTCGGCATTGGCTATTATCAAGGCGAGTCATATGTAGTGGAGCAGCTGTTTATCCGCAATCCCGCGGAGGAGCTGGCGATGCTGGCCTATTTGAGAGAAAAGCTGCAGTCGTTTTCCAGAGTGATTTCCTACAACGGACGCACATTTGACTGGCCGGTGCTGAAAAACCGGTTTATTTTGAACCGGATTCAACTTGAAGACCGCCATCTCCATCAAATCGACCTGTTATACACTTCACGAAGCATTTGGAGAAGCACGCTGCCTTCCTGCCGGCTGGGTACGGTGGAGGAGGCGCGATTAGGCGTGCTGCGGGAGGAGGACGTTCCGGGTTCGATGGCTCCGGCCTTGTATTTTCAATACTTGGCTGAGGGCAATCCGCAAGCGATCGAAGGAGTATTTGATCACAACGAACGGGACATTCTTTCCCTGAGCGTACTGGCCAGCCATGTAACCCGCCTGGTGCAGGGGAGGATTCGGCTGTCCGAACTGGAAGCCGGAGAATTGTACCGCGTGGGCGCTTGGTTGGACAAGCTGGAGCTGCCGGAGCTTGCGGAGCAAGCCTTTCGGCAGCTGGCGGAACGAAACGGCGACGAAATCAGGGAATTGCGCATGCCCATGGCGGCTTATTTCAAGAAAAAGGGCGATTACCGACAGGCTGTGCGGATCTGGGAAGACAGCATCGAAGAAAACCGGAATGCCGGCAAGTTCATTCCTTCCGTCGAACCGTTCATTGAACTCGCCATCCATTACGAGCATCGCATGAAAAATGCGAAGCAAGCGTTGGCCTATGCGGAGGAAGCATTGCAAGCGGCCCGCAAACGCATCTCGCTTGCCCGGGGAGACCGCAAGCAGCGGCTGTTGGCAGAGAATCTCCAAAAAAGAATCGAGCGTCTGATGCGGAAAGTTGATAAGCAAATGCCTATGCTGTTCGACGTGGATGAGGAGATTGAACCGACAAATTGA